One region of Flavobacterium sp. GSB-24 genomic DNA includes:
- a CDS encoding DUF2452 domain-containing protein, producing MTKNDKPDNVVFSKDHGYNARLLPYATNVGAPVIKADDAAGWKNMGINKVNKEFESKFNELKMHYLDLIEEFQWNELVYNARFSFEPIVGEIYHLYKDADGSHFLSLIGPQEWNKEHAGTFRLNSDKKWILIDLKSSIF from the coding sequence ATGACGAAAAACGATAAACCCGATAATGTAGTTTTTTCAAAGGATCATGGCTATAATGCAAGGCTATTGCCATATGCTACAAATGTGGGCGCACCGGTAATAAAAGCAGATGATGCAGCAGGCTGGAAAAACATGGGCATAAATAAGGTAAACAAAGAATTTGAAAGTAAATTCAACGAACTGAAAATGCATTACCTGGATTTAATCGAGGAATTCCAGTGGAATGAACTGGTATACAACGCCAGATTTTCTTTTGAACCTATTGTGGGCGAAATATATCATTTATATAAAGATGCAGATGGTTCTCACTTTCTTTCACTAATAGGGCCCCAAGAATGGAATAAGGAACATGCAGGTACTTTTAGACTTAACAGCGATAAAAAATGGATACTGATCGATCTGAAAAGCTCAATCTTTTAA
- a CDS encoding TIGR03643 family protein, with the protein MIKSIIAKIDHSVLNEIQIDRIIEMAWEDRTPFDAIKFQFGLSESDVKALMKKELKFSSYRLWRERVENCKTKHTAKRPEGIDKFKCNRQRAISNNKISKR; encoded by the coding sequence ATGATAAAGTCAATCATTGCAAAAATAGACCATAGTGTATTGAATGAAATTCAGATCGACAGAATTATAGAAATGGCATGGGAAGACCGAACTCCTTTTGATGCAATAAAATTTCAATTTGGTCTATCTGAAAGTGATGTGAAAGCTTTGATGAAGAAAGAATTAAAGTTCAGCAGTTACAGATTGTGGCGTGAGAGGGTTGAAAATTGTAAAACAAAACACACAGCAAAGAGACCCGAAGGTATTGACAAGTTTAAATGTAACAGGCAAAGAGCAATTTCAAATAATAAAATCTCTAAGCGTTAA
- the uraH gene encoding hydroxyisourate hydrolase: MKKLLIISILAAFSTIMSAQQNNFQLSSHILDVSKGSPVSDVTIRLEKYDQQTKIWSFIEEKKTDINGRITDFLNSEKSNLGIYKLTYFTADYFKNNHVESFYPFIEVVFQIKDQKHYHVPITLSAYGYSTYRGN; the protein is encoded by the coding sequence ATGAAAAAGCTACTAATAATATCCATTCTGGCAGCATTCTCCACGATAATGTCTGCTCAACAAAACAACTTCCAGCTTTCAAGCCACATCTTGGATGTATCAAAAGGAAGTCCGGTCAGCGACGTTACAATACGATTAGAAAAATATGATCAACAAACAAAAATATGGTCTTTCATTGAGGAGAAAAAAACCGATATAAACGGGAGAATCACAGATTTTCTAAACTCGGAAAAATCTAATTTAGGAATTTACAAATTGACTTACTTTACAGCCGATTATTTTAAAAACAATCATGTAGAAAGTTTTTACCCCTTTATAGAAGTTGTATTTCAGATAAAGGACCAAAAACATTATCACGTTCCTATAACGCTCTCCGCTTATGGATATTCAACTTACCGAGGAAATTAA
- a CDS encoding Ig-like domain-containing protein, whose translation MKKIKTLLPYPAFFYSSLLFLLFNFTARSQNYQLVWSDDFNGTGAPDSNKWGYELGGNIRNSELQYYTNSLNNVKQNNGNLEITVIKEDFGGKQYTSGSVISLNKFSVTYGKIEGRFKMPNGKGLWACFWTLGSNFPQIGWPKCGEIDIFEHLNSETMVHGTTHWAGANEIHVQDGSTYNVDVTQWHVYSITWDANYIKWYVDDILYKQFRVADGYNFTGEFHKPHYILINLPIGGTWPGPPDATTVLPATMYCDYVKVYKDTDNTQIAATGFSISPNTLTLNQGGKQVINTAFVPANTTNQIVSWSSSNSSVAIVNNWGLVTGTGIGAATITATASNGSTATCSVSVQNLANVNKLVNGNFDANTTATQTPIGWSEWGSASNAQTSAAAPYSPAYKGIQWGTTAYEVAVFQSLTGIANGNYTMKAWVRSSGGQNFATMYAKGYGGTDQNYSVAASIPNWTQIQINNIKVTNNTCELGFYQSAKANNWLDYDNVEFYLSPVAITAFGISQNSMTMPIGTNRALNTVFTPVNATDQNVVWTSSNNAVATVNNLGIITAVGVGTVTITATASDGKTANCSVSVQDLVNFNKLNNGNFEANTTTTQTPTGWTEYGTGSANAQTSTSSPHSGTYKGTQSSASAFEVAVFQSLTYIVNGNYTMKAWVRSSGGQSTALMYAKNYGGNPLNYYLNTSIPNWTQVQINNIIVTNNSCELGFYQYTGTADKWLDYDDVEFYLTSAGSANTLSLKNVQNLNSEVINASLPVENFVAYPNPVKSGSTLNISSNDEVPFDIFIINMNGETIFSKLNNYDTSTAVPISNLNKGVYFLRTTNSLRTRIQKIFVE comes from the coding sequence ATGAAAAAAATTAAAACTTTACTGCCCTATCCGGCATTTTTTTACAGTTCACTGCTGTTTTTGCTTTTTAATTTTACTGCCCGGTCGCAGAATTACCAATTAGTATGGTCTGATGATTTTAACGGTACCGGGGCACCAGATTCCAATAAATGGGGCTACGAACTGGGCGGTAACATCCGAAACAGCGAGCTGCAGTATTATACCAACAGCCTCAACAATGTAAAACAGAACAATGGAAACTTAGAAATTACTGTCATAAAAGAAGACTTTGGCGGTAAGCAATATACGTCTGGAAGCGTTATTTCTCTAAATAAATTTTCAGTAACATACGGGAAAATTGAAGGGCGTTTTAAAATGCCTAACGGAAAAGGATTGTGGGCCTGCTTTTGGACTTTGGGTTCCAATTTTCCGCAGATTGGATGGCCAAAATGTGGTGAAATAGACATTTTTGAGCATCTAAACAGTGAAACTATGGTTCATGGAACAACACATTGGGCAGGAGCAAATGAAATACATGTACAAGACGGTTCCACTTATAATGTTGATGTCACACAATGGCATGTGTATTCCATAACGTGGGATGCCAACTATATTAAATGGTATGTTGATGATATTTTGTACAAACAATTTAGAGTAGCAGACGGATATAATTTTACAGGCGAATTTCATAAACCTCATTATATACTTATAAATCTTCCTATTGGAGGAACTTGGCCAGGACCGCCTGATGCAACAACTGTTCTCCCTGCCACAATGTACTGCGATTATGTAAAAGTTTATAAAGATACCGATAACACTCAAATTGCAGCAACAGGTTTTTCAATATCTCCAAATACACTAACTTTAAACCAAGGGGGTAAACAGGTAATAAATACTGCATTTGTACCTGCAAATACAACAAACCAGATTGTTTCATGGTCTTCAAGCAACAGCTCAGTTGCAATTGTAAATAACTGGGGACTGGTTACCGGCACCGGTATTGGTGCGGCAACCATAACGGCAACAGCTTCCAATGGAAGTACTGCCACCTGCAGCGTTTCTGTACAGAATCTGGCTAACGTAAACAAATTAGTGAATGGAAATTTTGATGCCAATACAACGGCAACCCAGACTCCCATAGGCTGGTCTGAATGGGGAAGCGCATCAAATGCACAGACTTCAGCAGCTGCGCCTTACTCACCAGCATACAAAGGTATCCAATGGGGCACTACAGCTTACGAAGTTGCAGTCTTTCAATCATTAACTGGTATTGCTAATGGAAACTACACAATGAAAGCCTGGGTTCGCAGTTCCGGCGGCCAGAATTTTGCCACCATGTATGCAAAAGGCTACGGCGGTACCGACCAGAACTACTCTGTTGCTGCCAGTATACCTAATTGGACTCAAATACAAATCAACAATATCAAAGTTACCAACAATACCTGTGAGCTTGGGTTTTATCAATCTGCAAAAGCAAATAATTGGCTGGATTATGATAATGTTGAGTTTTATTTGTCACCAGTTGCTATTACAGCATTTGGAATTTCACAAAACAGTATGACTATGCCTATTGGAACCAACAGAGCTCTTAATACTGTTTTCACTCCGGTTAACGCTACTGATCAAAATGTAGTATGGACCTCCAGTAACAATGCAGTAGCCACAGTAAACAATTTAGGAATTATTACTGCTGTAGGTGTTGGAACGGTTACAATTACAGCTACTGCTTCTGACGGAAAAACTGCAAATTGCAGCGTATCTGTACAGGATCTTGTAAACTTTAACAAACTTAACAATGGTAATTTTGAAGCAAACACAACCACAACACAGACGCCAACAGGATGGACTGAATATGGTACTGGCTCCGCTAATGCGCAAACCTCAACAAGTTCGCCGCATTCTGGAACTTACAAAGGCACTCAGTCCTCAGCCTCAGCTTTTGAAGTTGCCGTTTTCCAGTCCCTCACCTATATTGTAAACGGGAATTATACCATGAAAGCCTGGGTACGTAGTTCTGGCGGACAAAGCACGGCGCTTATGTATGCAAAAAATTACGGAGGAAATCCATTGAATTATTATTTAAATACAAGCATACCCAACTGGACTCAGGTACAGATCAATAATATCATTGTAACAAACAATAGCTGCGAATTGGGCTTTTATCAATATACAGGTACTGCAGACAAATGGTTGGATTATGATGATGTAGAGTTTTATTTAACCTCAGCCGGATCTGCCAATACTTTAAGTTTAAAAAACGTACAAAACTTAAATTCAGAGGTAATCAATGCTTCTTTACCAGTAGAAAATTTTGTTGCTTATCCTAATCCTGTCAAATCAGGATCTACATTAAATATCTCATCAAATGACGAAGTTCCATTCGATATTTTTATTATCAATATGAACGGGGAAACTATATTTTCTAAATTGAACAATTATGATACTTCTACCGCTGTTCCAATTTCTAATTTGAATAAAGGAGTCTACTTTCTTAGGACTACAAACTCTCTAAGAACAAGGATTCAAAAAATTTTTGTAGAGTAG
- a CDS encoding LacI family DNA-binding transcriptional regulator yields the protein MITIKDISEKTGFSISTVSRSLKDHSDITEKTKQIIRDTAKDLGYQPNFFAQNFKSNRSNIIGVLVPDIERGYYASIISGMQERAIEQKFFIVTCQSKDSFMDEIKGIQTLIGLNVDGIAIVHSKETSNFTEHHSIVKNNIPLLAIDRELLGLDTHFVSNDQFVAGFMIGEHLAQEGYKNIAIIAGPENLIMSRQRVEGCMAGAESAGIKIRKENIIYCDLQREREIFAVSQLLHKKEKPDAVFCIYDRGAIEIIHYLSHQKINVPNELAVAGCGNDSFSHYLNPSLTTIDLNPHKLGELAAEILINDIIMDTPDRKIKNSFRPKLIIRQSTRK from the coding sequence ATGATTACAATAAAAGATATTTCTGAGAAAACGGGGTTTTCAATTTCAACTGTTTCAAGGTCTTTAAAAGATCATTCGGATATCACAGAAAAAACAAAACAGATTATCAGAGATACAGCAAAAGACCTTGGCTACCAGCCTAATTTTTTTGCTCAGAACTTTAAAAGCAATAGAAGCAATATTATAGGAGTTCTTGTTCCCGATATTGAACGAGGTTATTATGCTTCAATCATTAGCGGTATGCAGGAGAGGGCAATTGAGCAGAAGTTTTTTATTGTTACCTGCCAGTCAAAAGATTCTTTCATGGATGAGATTAAGGGAATTCAAACTCTTATCGGGCTGAATGTTGACGGTATCGCTATTGTACATTCTAAAGAGACCAGTAATTTTACAGAACACCATAGCATTGTTAAAAATAACATTCCGCTTTTGGCAATTGACAGAGAACTTTTAGGTCTTGATACTCATTTTGTTTCAAATGATCAGTTTGTTGCGGGGTTTATGATTGGCGAACATTTAGCTCAGGAAGGATATAAAAATATTGCGATTATTGCAGGTCCTGAGAATTTAATTATGAGCAGACAACGAGTTGAAGGCTGTATGGCCGGAGCAGAATCGGCAGGTATAAAAATTAGAAAAGAAAATATAATTTATTGTGATCTGCAGCGTGAAAGAGAAATTTTTGCTGTTTCACAATTACTCCATAAAAAAGAAAAACCAGATGCCGTTTTTTGTATTTATGACAGAGGAGCAATAGAAATAATACATTATTTAAGCCATCAGAAGATTAACGTGCCTAATGAACTGGCTGTAGCGGGATGTGGGAATGATTCTTTCTCGCATTATCTGAATCCTTCTTTAACAACTATAGATTTAAATCCTCATAAACTTGGAGAACTTGCGGCTGAAATACTAATTAATGATATTATCATGGATACACCTGACCGTAAAATTAAGAATTCATTTAGGCCGAAGCTGATTATTAGACAATCTACAAGAAAGTGA
- a CDS encoding substrate-binding domain-containing protein, giving the protein MPRVKCPKCSKVETVLKSGFIRQKQRYYCKECNYNFTLNHESRKAKNKTKKNYQTTIVDIGQAMGISATTVSRALRNHPDISPATILAVKQVAVEMEYRPNLLARNFANKQSQTIGVIIPHLQSTFFSSMLGGIQKIASKNGFKVIICQSNEDYDTELENVQVLMDSRVDGLLICHSSSTIQFDYIESYSKRGIPIVNFYRINPIKSISKVLAKNTEGAEKITNHLLEQGCKRIGIILGPKSLSITEERLLGYLNVLKKNKIKIDKELIAYTDYSNISINGVVDDWLNLDQRPDAIFCISDRSAIYVIKHLKKRKVKVPSDIAVAGFGNDLMGELIDPPLTTYNIQTSVIGETTMQMFLHQYNNDSETETKIQTIDGDLLIRESSLKRKNQ; this is encoded by the coding sequence ATGCCGAGAGTTAAATGCCCTAAATGCAGCAAAGTAGAGACTGTTTTAAAGTCAGGATTTATCCGACAAAAACAGCGTTATTACTGTAAAGAATGCAACTATAATTTCACTTTAAATCATGAAAGTAGAAAAGCAAAAAATAAGACGAAGAAAAATTATCAGACAACAATAGTCGATATCGGGCAGGCAATGGGAATTTCGGCTACGACTGTCAGCCGTGCATTGAGGAATCATCCCGACATCAGTCCTGCAACAATTTTAGCAGTAAAACAGGTAGCTGTAGAAATGGAATACCGCCCTAACCTTCTTGCCCGAAATTTTGCCAATAAGCAATCACAGACAATTGGTGTTATTATCCCGCATCTGCAGTCTACTTTTTTTTCTTCGATGCTTGGAGGGATTCAGAAAATTGCTTCAAAAAACGGCTTTAAAGTCATAATATGCCAGTCGAATGAAGATTATGACACCGAATTAGAAAATGTACAAGTACTGATGGACAGTCGAGTTGACGGTCTTTTAATCTGTCACTCCTCCAGTACTATTCAATTTGATTATATAGAATCATACAGCAAAAGAGGAATTCCTATCGTCAATTTCTACCGCATCAATCCTATAAAAAGCATTTCAAAAGTTTTAGCAAAAAATACGGAAGGAGCAGAAAAAATCACCAACCACCTTTTGGAGCAGGGATGTAAACGTATAGGAATCATATTAGGTCCTAAATCTTTATCCATTACAGAAGAACGTTTGCTTGGCTATCTGAATGTCTTAAAAAAGAATAAAATTAAAATAGACAAAGAACTTATTGCTTATACAGATTATTCGAATATAAGCATTAACGGAGTGGTAGATGACTGGCTGAATCTAGATCAAAGACCCGATGCAATTTTCTGCATTTCAGACCGATCTGCCATATATGTAATCAAACATCTTAAAAAAAGAAAGGTTAAAGTACCTTCAGATATTGCTGTTGCCGGTTTTGGAAATGATCTGATGGGGGAATTAATAGATCCGCCGCTTACTACTTATAATATACAAACTTCAGTAATCGGTGAAACTACAATGCAAATGTTTTTACATCAATATAATAATGATTCTGAAACAGAAACAAAGATTCAAACAATAGACGGAGATCTTTTAATAAGAGAATCAAGCCTTAAGAGAAAAAACCAATAA
- a CDS encoding TonB-dependent receptor, whose protein sequence is MYDFFLKLRCVLSITGFLLCMNMYAQNSVKGIIKDESGLIIPGVTIQIQGTKIGATTDFDGKFEIKAEKGNILVASFMGFETQTIPLSGQTNLNIVLKVSSKELQEIVVIGYGSSKKKDLTGAIATVKSQEIAGRRTVQVSDALQGQMAGVTVTRNGAAPGSQSKIRFRGVTTLGDTGGNDPLIIVDGVPSGNIDYLNPEDIETITALKDAASTAIYGSRAAAGVLLITTKRAKSGKTSFDYSYEYAQATPVNQPGSMGAVRYMQLYNEYLANDGAAPLYSQATINNYKANNAANPDLYPDTDWQSSIIKNNAPRIIHNLAFSSGSENVKTRAAFGYSSSEALYDNRGFKKLNAGVYNDFKFSNKLSASFDMSVVRTESKDVNIFNNNIFLDARVMPAIYDDYYSDGRFALGKDGRNALAQISDGGFKKDIVNNLTGRIAVNFKPFKGLTITGQAAPTVIFSSNKQFIKVVEFTDALDPSKKVAVGQQPASSSLREERPYFYRFNGQFIANYANTFSEKHNLDATVGYENNYSYNESITASRATYTLSNFPYLDAGLLAFRDNGGSAYETALSSYFGRVSYNFKNRYYFQAGGRYDGSSRFNADQRWAFFPSVGAGWTVSEESFFKSVKEFGVDFLKFRASWGQSGNERIGNYPYQATINLYNALFYQNGAVVAPTSGSQVNYAVNDITWETQESTDIGLDATFLNNRLTVSGDVFYRQTKDILLKLNVPLYLGYDAPFQNAGKVSSKGFEVTVNWSDKIGSDWKYSLGANLADAKTNVDDLKGTSILGDTSNIEGQEFAAWYGYKSNGIFQTVAEVASSPVTSASVKPGDVKYMDIDGDGKITPDKDRVILGGSLPRYTFGFNGRLTYKTFDFSFVAYGVGKQQVRLSNYAVQPFQETFGNVPTLIDGKFWSVNNTAEQNAAAEYPRLSNASSGNNYAMSDFWLVDGSYVRIKNITLGYNFSKKITDKLGLEGLRLYLAANDVFTISHFPKGSDPEVDAISYPIVKTVMTGLNVKF, encoded by the coding sequence ATGTACGATTTTTTTCTCAAACTTCGCTGCGTTTTAAGTATTACAGGCTTTTTGCTTTGTATGAATATGTACGCACAAAATTCTGTTAAAGGAATTATTAAAGATGAGTCTGGATTGATCATTCCAGGTGTAACGATTCAGATCCAAGGAACAAAAATTGGTGCCACGACCGATTTTGATGGAAAATTTGAAATTAAAGCTGAAAAAGGAAATATTCTTGTTGCTTCTTTTATGGGTTTTGAAACTCAGACAATACCCTTATCAGGACAAACGAACCTTAATATAGTATTAAAGGTTTCTAGTAAAGAATTGCAGGAAATTGTAGTAATCGGGTACGGTTCTTCTAAAAAGAAAGATTTGACAGGAGCAATTGCAACGGTTAAGTCTCAGGAAATAGCTGGACGAAGAACAGTTCAAGTTTCTGATGCTTTGCAAGGGCAAATGGCAGGAGTAACGGTAACAAGAAATGGCGCTGCTCCTGGTTCGCAATCAAAAATCCGCTTTCGTGGGGTAACTACATTAGGAGATACGGGAGGAAATGATCCTCTTATAATAGTTGATGGCGTGCCGTCAGGAAATATTGATTACCTGAATCCTGAAGATATAGAAACGATAACAGCCTTGAAAGATGCTGCATCTACAGCCATTTATGGATCAAGGGCAGCTGCTGGGGTTTTATTGATTACTACCAAGAGAGCAAAATCTGGAAAAACCAGTTTTGATTATAGTTATGAATATGCACAGGCGACTCCAGTAAACCAGCCAGGTTCAATGGGAGCTGTCAGGTATATGCAGTTATATAATGAGTATTTGGCTAATGACGGTGCCGCTCCTTTATATTCACAAGCTACCATTAATAATTATAAAGCTAATAATGCAGCTAATCCTGACTTGTATCCTGATACCGATTGGCAGTCTTCTATTATTAAAAATAATGCGCCAAGGATTATTCATAACCTTGCATTTTCATCGGGATCTGAAAATGTTAAAACAAGAGCCGCTTTTGGGTATTCTTCCAGTGAGGCATTGTATGATAACCGTGGTTTTAAAAAATTAAACGCGGGAGTTTATAATGATTTTAAATTTAGCAATAAACTGAGTGCCAGTTTTGATATGAGTGTGGTGAGAACTGAAAGTAAAGATGTTAATATTTTCAATAATAACATTTTTTTGGATGCCAGAGTTATGCCTGCAATCTATGATGATTATTATTCGGATGGCAGATTTGCACTTGGTAAGGACGGGCGTAATGCATTGGCACAAATCAGCGACGGCGGTTTTAAAAAGGATATAGTGAATAATCTAACAGGTCGTATTGCTGTGAATTTCAAGCCTTTTAAGGGGCTGACTATTACAGGTCAGGCTGCTCCAACAGTAATTTTTTCGTCAAATAAACAGTTCATCAAAGTAGTTGAATTCACTGATGCTTTAGATCCTTCGAAAAAAGTTGCCGTGGGACAGCAGCCGGCTTCTTCTTCGCTGAGAGAAGAGAGACCTTACTTTTATAGATTTAATGGACAGTTTATTGCTAATTACGCAAATACCTTCAGTGAGAAACATAATTTAGATGCCACTGTGGGATATGAAAATAATTACTCATACAATGAAAGTATAACGGCTTCTCGCGCAACCTATACATTATCGAATTTTCCATATCTAGATGCTGGGCTTTTAGCATTCAGAGACAATGGAGGCTCTGCTTATGAAACGGCTCTAAGTTCTTATTTTGGAAGGGTATCTTACAATTTCAAAAATAGATATTATTTTCAGGCAGGTGGTCGTTATGACGGATCTTCAAGATTTAATGCTGATCAAAGATGGGCTTTCTTTCCTTCTGTGGGAGCGGGATGGACGGTTTCTGAAGAATCTTTTTTTAAATCAGTTAAAGAATTTGGAGTTGATTTTTTGAAGTTTAGAGCTTCATGGGGACAGTCAGGTAACGAGCGTATAGGAAATTATCCTTATCAGGCAACTATTAACTTGTATAATGCTTTATTCTATCAAAATGGTGCAGTGGTTGCTCCAACTTCTGGTTCTCAGGTTAATTATGCAGTTAACGATATTACATGGGAAACACAGGAAAGTACAGATATTGGTTTAGATGCAACTTTTTTAAATAACAGGCTGACTGTAAGCGGAGATGTATTTTACAGGCAGACTAAGGATATTTTACTCAAACTAAATGTGCCGCTTTATCTTGGGTATGATGCGCCTTTTCAAAACGCAGGGAAAGTCAGCTCAAAAGGTTTTGAAGTGACTGTTAATTGGTCAGACAAGATCGGATCGGACTGGAAGTACAGTTTAGGAGCGAATTTAGCCGATGCTAAAACAAATGTTGATGATTTGAAAGGAACTTCTATATTAGGAGATACATCAAATATTGAAGGACAGGAATTTGCAGCTTGGTATGGATATAAATCAAACGGCATATTCCAGACAGTAGCAGAAGTTGCAAGCTCTCCGGTTACAAGTGCCAGTGTAAAACCTGGAGATGTCAAATACATGGATATTGATGGAGACGGCAAAATAACGCCTGACAAAGACAGGGTTATTTTGGGTGGATCATTGCCACGCTACACCTTCGGTTTTAATGGCAGATTGACTTATAAAACTTTTGATTTTTCATTTGTTGCTTATGGAGTAGGCAAACAACAGGTAAGACTTAGCAATTATGCAGTACAGCCATTTCAGGAAACTTTTGGGAATGTGCCGACACTGATTGATGGCAAATTCTGGAGCGTCAACAATACAGCGGAGCAAAACGCAGCCGCAGAATATCCAAGATTGTCTAATGCAAGCAGTGGAAATAACTATGCCATGTCTGATTTTTGGCTGGTTGATGGCAGCTATGTAAGAATTAAAAATATCACATTGGGATATAATTTTAGTAAAAAAATCACTGATAAGCTTGGATTGGAAGGACTTCGCCTGTATTTAGCAGCTAACGACGTATTTACGATCAGCCATTTTCCAAAAGGTTCAGATCCTGAAGTAGATGCTATTTCATATCCAATTGTTAAAACCGTTATGACAGGTTTAAATGTTAAATTTTAA
- a CDS encoding RagB/SusD family nutrient uptake outer membrane protein, producing MKISIYLTALCLVFFTSCQELDYNPLSDPSSGNFYSNETELTIAVNDLYRFSFIQNDKEEYSDNYLYRANPNAVINGTMNSGDPDAQKLWTDAYKIITRANTIIASLNRAAGNTSAAALASFEAQAKLARAYQYSRLITHFGDVPLIKTPITLAESYSFTRTDKNLVLQFIFEDLDFAAANLPASYNASAIQRFTSGTALAVKARTALYMGKYDIAKAAAKAVIDLNVYTLYPSYRDLFLKPGEQCKENILTVVRDQANGVVSDGFTAPDHIARNAGGFAAKFPTWELVDSYECTDGLPVDKSPLYNPQKPFANRDPRLAQTIVPFSSIWLGYIYQPHPDSLKVRRISDNAMVTNNDNRANAINASFSGFLWKKGIDQSWADRKLEDNDLKIIRYAEMFLTYAEADIEMNTIDATTLLYLNTVRARAYGKTVGQTTLYPAVTTTNQTELRTIIRRERRVEFAFEGLRYMDLIRWKIAEKALNKPGVGIPDPVPGNAIHKAKFPFAGAPVIDADGIPDYTPYIATGAAKNFTTRKFDAGRQYLWPIPAIEITVNPNLTQNPNY from the coding sequence ATGAAAATTTCAATATATTTAACTGCATTATGTCTGGTGTTCTTTACCAGCTGTCAGGAATTAGATTATAATCCATTATCAGATCCATCGAGTGGTAACTTTTATTCCAACGAAACTGAGCTTACGATTGCTGTGAATGATTTGTACCGGTTCTCCTTTATCCAGAATGATAAGGAAGAGTACAGCGATAATTATTTATATAGAGCCAATCCAAATGCTGTAATTAACGGTACCATGAACAGCGGTGATCCCGATGCTCAAAAATTATGGACAGATGCCTATAAAATAATCACAAGAGCCAACACCATAATTGCCAGTTTAAACAGAGCTGCCGGAAATACCTCAGCAGCAGCCTTAGCCTCTTTTGAAGCGCAGGCTAAATTAGCCAGGGCCTATCAATATTCAAGGTTAATTACACATTTTGGTGATGTGCCGTTAATTAAAACACCGATCACCTTAGCTGAATCGTATTCTTTTACCAGAACAGATAAAAATCTTGTTTTGCAATTTATTTTTGAAGATCTAGATTTTGCAGCTGCAAACCTGCCTGCCTCTTACAATGCTAGTGCGATACAGCGTTTTACAAGCGGTACTGCGCTGGCCGTTAAAGCAAGAACAGCTTTATATATGGGAAAATATGACATTGCCAAAGCAGCGGCTAAAGCTGTTATAGATTTAAATGTATATACGCTGTATCCAAGTTATCGTGATTTGTTTTTAAAGCCGGGAGAACAATGCAAAGAAAATATTTTAACCGTAGTAAGGGACCAGGCCAATGGGGTTGTTTCCGATGGTTTTACTGCACCAGACCATATCGCTCGAAATGCCGGTGGATTTGCTGCTAAATTCCCAACTTGGGAATTAGTGGATTCTTACGAATGTACAGATGGTCTGCCTGTGGATAAATCTCCGCTTTATAATCCCCAAAAACCATTTGCAAACAGGGATCCGCGTTTAGCGCAGACCATTGTTCCTTTTAGTTCTATCTGGCTTGGTTATATTTACCAGCCTCATCCAGATTCTTTAAAAGTAAGAAGAATAAGTGATAATGCAATGGTAACAAATAACGATAATCGTGCAAATGCTATCAATGCCAGTTTTTCAGGTTTTTTATGGAAAAAAGGTATTGATCAGTCTTGGGCTGACAGGAAATTAGAAGACAATGATTTGAAAATTATCCGTTACGCAGAAATGTTTTTGACTTATGCCGAGGCTGACATTGAAATGAATACTATTGACGCCACTACATTGCTTTACCTAAATACTGTCAGAGCAAGAGCTTATGGAAAAACGGTAGGGCAGACTACATTATATCCTGCTGTAACTACAACCAATCAGACAGAATTGCGCACTATTATACGCCGTGAACGAAGAGTTGAATTTGCATTTGAAGGATTAAGATATATGGACCTTATCCGATGGAAAATTGCAGAGAAAGCATTAAACAAGCCTGGTGTAGGTATACCTGATCCAGTTCCTGGCAATGCTATCCATAAAGCTAAATTCCCATTTGCCGGTGCACCCGTAATTGATGCAGATGGCATCCCGGATTATACCCCATACATTGCCACAGGAGCGGCTAAAAATTTCACCACCAGAAAATTTGATGCTGGCAGACAATATTTATGGCCAATTCCTGCAATTGAAATAACTGTTAATCCTAATTTGACACAAAATCCAAATTACTAA